AAATGATTCTAATTTCCTGTATCTGTTTTAGTGCAGCCTGGTAAATTTGATATTAGAAAAAGTACTTGCTTTTTGCCCTGATATTGCCCTGATAAAAAATCACTATAATGTATCTTCTGATATCCATGGTAATCAGTATACTGTACGTAAAAGAGCACAAATTTAAAGATTTACACATTACAAAGTAAAACTTTAGCCAAATTACTGATATTTAACTGTTTTATTATACGGACTCTATAAGTAATTTCTATGTAAATGTCCTAGATCGGACTGATATACATAAGCATTGGTAAGCATATTTACGGCTGAGGGAATCACGAGCTTTATACCATGCGGCTGGCGATCGCATTCCTCTTATGATTTACTATCAATCAGGTGGATGACCTCAATTGCCATATCCAACCAATCAATATAAGTCTGCTCTTGCCGTAGCACTAGCTCCAGTACTAACCTTTGCAGAATTTGTTGGCGATTGTTGGAAAGGTTGTCAAGCAGTGGTAGCTCGATCGCTTTACATTTCTCTAGTTTTTCACACCGCGCTGCTCGTTGTTGCTCTAACAGTTTAATGATGGCATTATCCGGTAACTGAGCGGCAAAAAACATCTGAATGCGTAAGGGATCTCGCACAGTTGGTAAAGGGTGCGGTTCTTGAAGCCATCTTGTGAATTCCGCTTTTCCTGCTTCCGTCAAACGGTAAACTTTACGATTTGGGCGATCGCGTTGAATCTCAACCGTACAGCTAATCCAACCCCGTTCTTCCAGTTTATCCAAAGTTCTGTAAATCTGTGCTTGGTCGGCTTGCCATAAATGGGCAATGGTGCGATCGAAGCAGCTTGTT
This genomic interval from Scytonema hofmannii PCC 7110 contains the following:
- a CDS encoding PadR family transcriptional regulator encodes the protein MSLAHAIMGLLQQEEMTGYDLKTSCFDRTIAHLWQADQAQIYRTLDKLEERGWISCTVEIQRDRPNRKVYRLTEAGKAEFTRWLQEPHPLPTVRDPLRIQMFFAAQLPDNAIIKLLEQQRAARCEKLEKCKAIELPLLDNLSNNRQQILQRLVLELVLRQEQTYIDWLDMAIEVIHLIDSKS